A genomic segment from Streptomyces antibioticus encodes:
- a CDS encoding MFS transporter: MTTVPNTKAGVAVTGTGVRSRPRAVLPALCATQITSWGIVYYAFPVLLPRLTADTGWSANAATGAFSLALLVSALVGIPVGRILDRRGPRAVMTAGSGIGVLAVLTIAAAPSLPVFFLGWILAGTAMAATFYLPAFAAITRWWGPDRVRALTVVTLAGGLASTVFAPLTAILAEHLSWRQTYAVLALILAAITIPAHALALRASWPPAPPAPPTTDRTPVAKTRPFIVLAAAFTLSGFAMYAVVIGLIPLLTERGADATTAAWALGLGGAGQTLGRTLYAGLAGRTSVTARTVTLIALGGATTAALALIPGPLPLLVVLAVLAGVVRGNLTLLQATAVTDRWGTTHYGRLSGLLGAPAHIAAALAPWAGAALAGPLGGYPQLFVLLAVLSGVAACLAVWGRSDVTSAP; encoded by the coding sequence CTGACCACCGTGCCAAACACCAAGGCCGGCGTGGCCGTGACCGGGACGGGGGTCCGGTCACGGCCACGCGCCGTACTTCCCGCCCTGTGCGCCACGCAGATCACCAGCTGGGGCATCGTCTACTACGCCTTTCCGGTGCTCCTCCCACGCCTCACGGCCGACACTGGCTGGTCCGCCAACGCGGCCACAGGCGCGTTCTCCCTGGCCCTGCTCGTCTCCGCCCTGGTCGGAATCCCTGTCGGCCGGATACTCGACCGACGAGGCCCCCGAGCGGTGATGACCGCCGGATCCGGCATCGGCGTACTCGCCGTCCTGACCATCGCCGCCGCCCCCAGCCTGCCCGTCTTCTTCCTCGGCTGGATCCTGGCCGGAACCGCGATGGCGGCCACCTTCTATCTGCCCGCCTTCGCGGCGATCACCCGCTGGTGGGGACCAGACCGGGTCCGGGCGCTGACCGTCGTCACCCTGGCGGGCGGCTTGGCCTCCACGGTCTTCGCCCCGCTCACCGCCATCCTCGCGGAGCACCTCAGCTGGCGGCAGACCTATGCCGTCCTCGCCCTCATCCTGGCCGCGATCACCATCCCGGCCCACGCCCTGGCCCTTCGAGCCTCCTGGCCCCCGGCACCTCCGGCCCCGCCCACCACCGACCGCACCCCAGTAGCCAAGACCCGCCCCTTCATAGTCCTGGCGGCGGCCTTCACCCTCTCCGGCTTCGCCATGTACGCCGTCGTCATCGGGCTGATCCCGCTCCTCACCGAACGCGGCGCCGACGCCACAACAGCCGCCTGGGCTCTGGGACTCGGCGGCGCCGGCCAGACCCTCGGCCGCACTCTCTACGCGGGCCTGGCCGGCCGTACCTCGGTCACCGCCCGCACGGTCACCCTCATCGCCCTCGGCGGCGCCACCACGGCCGCGCTCGCCCTCATCCCAGGTCCGCTGCCCCTGCTGGTCGTCCTCGCAGTCCTGGCAGGAGTCGTCCGCGGCAACCTCACCCTCCTGCAGGCCACCGCAGTCACCGACCGGTGGGGCACCACCCACTACGGCCGTCTCTCCGGACTCCTCGGCGCCCCGGCCCACATCGCCGCCGCCCTCGCCCCCTGGGCCGGCGCAGCCCTGGCCGGCCCCCTCGGCGGCTACCCCCAGCTCTTCGTGCTACTTGCGGTGCTCTCCGGTGTGGCCGCGTGCCTCGCAGTGTGGGGACGGAGTGACGTGACATCAGCCCCGTGA
- a CDS encoding cysteine desulfurase family protein, giving the protein MIPAHPAFADGPLYLDYNATTPVDPRVAEAMEPYLTQWFGNPSSGHVYGAEPKQALERARRQVAALIGARADEIVFTGSGSEADNLAIRGAVLAAETDRPHVITQITEHPAVLETCRALERLHGADVTCLPVDHHGLVDPQDLTAAFTPRTVLVSVMAANNETGALQPVSELARLTRAHGALFHCDAAQAAGKIPLDVIASGVDLMTVVGHKMYAPKGIAALYVRTGVALEPLVYGGGQERGLRAGTENVALATALGAAAQLAADDLADGDHHRIRELRDHLHSRLAAALPGRVHVNGPAEPRLPNTLNVSIGGVRGHELLAAIPEIAASTGSACHSGAHTPSPVLSAMGLDTDRSLAALRLSLGRWSTPDDINRAADLLIAASGTT; this is encoded by the coding sequence GTGATCCCGGCCCATCCCGCCTTCGCCGACGGGCCGCTATACCTGGACTACAACGCCACGACCCCGGTCGATCCAAGGGTCGCCGAGGCGATGGAACCGTACTTGACACAGTGGTTCGGCAATCCCTCCAGCGGACACGTGTACGGCGCCGAGCCCAAGCAGGCACTCGAACGCGCCCGCCGACAGGTTGCCGCACTCATCGGCGCCCGCGCCGACGAGATCGTGTTCACCGGCTCCGGCTCGGAAGCCGACAACCTCGCGATCCGCGGTGCCGTACTCGCCGCCGAGACCGACCGGCCCCACGTCATCACCCAGATCACCGAGCACCCCGCCGTCTTGGAGACATGCCGTGCCCTGGAACGCCTGCACGGCGCCGACGTGACGTGCCTGCCCGTCGACCACCACGGCCTCGTGGATCCGCAGGACCTGACGGCCGCGTTCACCCCCCGCACCGTGCTGGTCTCGGTGATGGCCGCGAACAACGAGACCGGCGCCCTCCAGCCGGTCTCCGAGCTGGCCCGCCTCACGCGCGCCCACGGCGCGCTGTTCCACTGCGATGCGGCCCAAGCCGCCGGCAAGATCCCGCTGGACGTCATCGCGTCGGGCGTCGACCTCATGACCGTTGTCGGCCACAAGATGTACGCGCCGAAAGGCATCGCCGCCCTCTACGTCCGCACAGGAGTAGCCCTCGAGCCCCTCGTCTACGGCGGAGGCCAAGAGCGCGGCCTGCGCGCCGGCACCGAGAACGTCGCTCTTGCCACCGCATTGGGCGCAGCCGCCCAACTCGCTGCCGACGATCTCGCGGACGGCGACCATCACCGGATCCGAGAGTTGCGCGACCACCTGCACTCGCGGCTCGCCGCGGCCCTGCCGGGCCGCGTCCACGTCAACGGTCCCGCCGAACCACGGCTGCCCAACACGCTCAACGTCAGCATCGGCGGCGTACGCGGCCACGAACTCCTCGCCGCAATCCCGGAGATCGCCGCCTCCACCGGCTCCGCCTGCCACAGCGGCGCCCACACCCCCTCCCCCGTACTGAGCGCGATGGGCCTCGACACCGACCGAAGCCTCGCCGCCCTCCGCCTTTCCCTGGGCCGCTGGAGCACCCCCGACGACATCAACCGCGCAGCGGACCTGCTGATCGCCGCTTCAGGGACCACCTGA
- a CDS encoding MBL fold metallo-hydrolase: MGFVDDHLISLVDKGLGNSAYLVDLGDGRALAVDASRDLRALRAAADRRGLTVAYAADTHLHADFLSGAVQLAADDGATVLASAAGDRAFPHTPLADGDETDLGGLTLRALATPGHTDEHLSFLLLDGTRELGVFTGGSLIVGSAARTDLLGADRAEELARAQYHSLRRLAELPDTTEVWPTHGAGSFCSAPPGAERTTTIGDQRRANPLLAAPNEDAFVAQLLGSLGSYPAYFDRLGEANRRGPAVLTAAPALAALSPAQVRSLLGEGAHLVDVRSVVDFAQGHIPGAISIPLRDQFATWLGWLLPDDTPIVFVAAPDQDLSELTWQALKIGYERLAGHLDGGMDTWTADGGRQQSIELLPADRIAERPVLDVRQRAEHIDGHIPGAVHIELGDLNMRSGDAPEGAVVACGHGERAMTAASLLQRAGHQDLAVLDGGPADWAKATGRALEEGA, translated from the coding sequence ATGGGCTTCGTCGACGATCATCTGATATCGCTGGTCGACAAAGGTCTGGGCAACAGTGCCTACCTCGTCGACCTCGGTGACGGCCGGGCCCTGGCCGTGGACGCGAGCCGGGATCTGCGGGCCCTGCGCGCGGCAGCCGACCGGCGCGGCCTGACCGTCGCGTACGCCGCAGATACGCACCTGCACGCCGACTTCCTGTCCGGGGCGGTGCAGCTGGCGGCCGACGACGGCGCGACCGTACTGGCCTCCGCCGCGGGGGACCGCGCCTTCCCGCACACCCCGCTCGCCGACGGCGACGAGACCGATCTCGGCGGCCTGACCCTGCGCGCGCTGGCCACCCCCGGCCACACCGACGAACACCTCTCCTTCCTGCTCCTGGACGGCACCCGCGAACTGGGCGTGTTCACCGGCGGCTCGCTCATCGTCGGCTCGGCCGCACGTACCGACCTGCTCGGCGCCGACCGAGCCGAGGAGTTGGCCCGAGCCCAGTACCACTCGCTCAGGCGGCTGGCCGAGCTGCCCGACACCACCGAGGTGTGGCCGACGCACGGCGCGGGCTCCTTCTGCTCCGCCCCGCCCGGCGCCGAACGCACCACCACCATCGGTGACCAGCGACGGGCCAACCCGCTGCTCGCCGCGCCGAACGAGGACGCCTTCGTCGCGCAGCTGCTGGGAAGCCTTGGCTCCTACCCCGCCTACTTCGACCGGCTCGGGGAGGCGAACCGGCGCGGGCCCGCGGTCCTCACCGCCGCTCCCGCGCTCGCCGCGCTATCACCTGCCCAGGTCCGCTCTCTTCTCGGCGAGGGGGCTCACCTCGTCGATGTACGAAGCGTGGTCGATTTCGCCCAGGGCCACATCCCGGGAGCCATCTCCATTCCGCTGCGCGACCAGTTCGCCACCTGGCTGGGCTGGCTGCTGCCCGACGACACCCCGATTGTCTTCGTCGCCGCCCCCGACCAGGACCTCTCCGAACTCACCTGGCAGGCGCTGAAGATCGGGTACGAGCGGCTGGCCGGCCACCTCGACGGCGGTATGGACACCTGGACGGCCGACGGAGGTCGGCAGCAGAGCATCGAGCTGCTCCCCGCCGACCGCATCGCCGAGCGCCCCGTACTCGACGTCCGGCAACGGGCCGAGCACATCGACGGACACATCCCGGGCGCGGTCCACATCGAACTCGGAGACCTCAACATGCGTTCCGGCGACGCCCCCGAGGGAGCCGTGGTCGCCTGCGGTCACGGGGAACGCGCCATGACCGCCGCCAGCCTCCTCCAGCGCGCCGGACACCAGGACCTCGCCGTCCTCGACGGCGGCCCCGCCGACTGGGCCAAGGCCACCGGCCGAGCCCTGGAGGAAGGCGCGTGA
- a CDS encoding ArsR/SmtB family transcription factor, protein MGDAARKSALYDAFAHTGKALSSGKRLELLDLLAQGERTVDALAKAAGLNLTTASAHLQTLKQAGLVATRREGVRIHYRLAGDDVAALYALLRKVAQTHQAGVEAARTAYLGDDQPEAVGREELLARAKAGEVVVLDVRPAAEYAAGHIPGALSIPVDELADRIAELPADTEVVAYCRGEYCVMAHDAVRLLRERGRKAVRLTDGMLEWRLADLPVDSGAAA, encoded by the coding sequence ATGGGAGATGCCGCACGGAAGTCGGCGCTGTACGACGCCTTCGCTCACACCGGTAAGGCGCTGAGCAGCGGGAAACGTCTGGAACTGCTCGACCTGCTGGCCCAGGGTGAGCGGACGGTCGATGCTCTGGCGAAGGCCGCGGGGCTGAATCTGACCACTGCATCGGCGCATCTGCAGACCCTCAAGCAGGCCGGACTGGTCGCCACCCGCCGTGAAGGGGTACGCATCCACTACCGCCTGGCCGGAGACGACGTCGCCGCCCTCTACGCGCTGCTGCGCAAGGTCGCCCAGACCCACCAGGCAGGCGTCGAGGCCGCGCGGACCGCCTACCTCGGCGACGACCAGCCGGAAGCGGTCGGACGCGAGGAGCTGCTCGCCCGCGCGAAGGCGGGCGAGGTAGTCGTACTGGATGTGCGACCCGCCGCGGAGTACGCGGCTGGCCACATCCCCGGCGCCCTCTCCATCCCGGTCGACGAGCTCGCCGACCGCATCGCCGAACTGCCGGCCGACACCGAGGTCGTCGCCTACTGCCGCGGCGAGTACTGCGTCATGGCCCACGACGCCGTACGGCTTCTGCGCGAGCGGGGCCGCAAGGCGGTGCGGTTGACCGACGGGATGCTGGAGTGGCGCCTGGCCGACCTGCCCGTGGACAGCGGGGCTGCCGCGTGA
- a CDS encoding GNAT family N-acetyltransferase gives MSITIAPLAEAHADEVLAIYQAGIDEGNATFETTAPTWQVFEAGKLPEHRFAAVGEDGKVLGWIAASAVSDRCAYAGVIEHSVYVHPAARGQGVAMQLLTALIGSTEAAGIWTIQSGIFPENRASLALHQRAGFRVIGTRERIGRHHGAWRDVVLLERRSPRIS, from the coding sequence ATGAGCATCACCATCGCACCGCTGGCCGAGGCACACGCGGATGAAGTCTTGGCGATCTACCAAGCGGGGATCGACGAGGGCAACGCCACTTTCGAGACCACCGCCCCCACCTGGCAGGTGTTCGAAGCGGGCAAGCTGCCGGAACACCGCTTCGCCGCCGTCGGCGAGGACGGCAAGGTCCTGGGCTGGATCGCGGCGAGCGCGGTCTCGGACCGATGCGCGTACGCGGGCGTGATCGAGCACTCCGTCTACGTCCACCCTGCCGCCCGTGGGCAAGGCGTCGCCATGCAGCTCCTCACCGCACTGATCGGCTCGACGGAGGCCGCGGGGATCTGGACGATCCAGTCCGGCATCTTCCCCGAGAACCGCGCAAGCCTCGCCCTCCACCAGCGAGCCGGCTTCCGAGTCATCGGCACCCGCGAGCGCATCGGCCGCCACCACGGCGCGTGGCGCGACGTGGTCCTGCTCGAGCGCCGCAGCCCACGGATCAGCTGA
- a CDS encoding alkylmercury lyase family protein, with protein sequence MRITILTVPNCPNVPLVRERITTALGGRTAQVELIEVRDEAEAARWGMTGSPTVLLDGTDPFAIAGAPESVSCRLYRDTDGRTDGAPSVQALRQALSGVSAPQAAAGQECCDADVLDLVGRAGRGRRAPAERGLRAVQQAVLRHFAATGHAPQTSVLEAAAAQADRTAAEVLAELDREDFLALDGAGRIRVAYPFSATRTRHRVRLNTGVEVWSMCAIDALGISAMLGQDVVIASSDPVDGRPVTVTCTGGTTVWEPAAAVVFVGRRDGVGPAATLCCDALNFFTSHASAEQWQQEHPEVRGQVVSQARAVEIGEETFGLLLCED encoded by the coding sequence ATGCGGATCACGATCCTGACGGTGCCTAACTGCCCGAACGTGCCCCTCGTGCGGGAGCGGATCACGACCGCGCTCGGCGGCCGCACGGCACAGGTCGAGCTGATCGAAGTCCGCGACGAGGCCGAGGCCGCACGCTGGGGCATGACCGGATCGCCGACGGTGCTGCTCGACGGCACCGACCCGTTCGCCATCGCAGGGGCACCGGAGAGCGTGTCCTGCCGCCTCTACCGGGACACCGACGGCCGCACGGACGGGGCCCCGAGCGTCCAGGCTCTGCGCCAGGCGCTGTCCGGCGTGAGCGCACCGCAGGCCGCAGCCGGCCAGGAGTGCTGCGATGCGGACGTGCTGGACCTCGTCGGCAGGGCCGGACGAGGCCGGCGCGCCCCCGCCGAGCGGGGACTGCGTGCGGTGCAGCAGGCGGTGCTGCGGCACTTCGCCGCCACCGGGCACGCGCCGCAGACGTCCGTACTCGAAGCTGCCGCTGCGCAGGCTGACAGGACGGCCGCGGAGGTGCTCGCCGAGCTGGACAGGGAGGACTTCCTGGCCCTGGATGGGGCAGGGCGAATCCGGGTAGCGTACCCGTTCTCGGCGACCCGGACCCGGCACCGCGTACGGCTGAACACCGGGGTGGAGGTGTGGTCGATGTGCGCCATCGACGCCCTCGGCATCTCCGCCATGCTCGGCCAGGACGTGGTGATCGCCTCCTCGGACCCGGTCGACGGCCGGCCGGTGACCGTCACCTGCACCGGCGGCACGACAGTGTGGGAACCGGCGGCCGCAGTCGTGTTCGTCGGTCGCCGCGACGGCGTCGGCCCCGCCGCCACACTCTGCTGCGACGCGTTGAACTTCTTCACCAGCCACGCCTCGGCCGAGCAGTGGCAACAAGAGCACCCAGAGGTGCGCGGGCAGGTCGTCAGCCAGGCTCGCGCCGTGGAGATCGGCGAGGAGACATTCGGCCTTCTCCTCTGCGAAGACTGA
- a CDS encoding MFS transporter has product MTTSETNSGIRLGLRANLAQFSLLVAVNALVGGMLGQERTVLPLLAEDVFHLSTATLGLTYILAFGATKAVTNFFAGTWSDRFGRKPVLIAGWLIALPVPAMLAWGPSWGWIIAANILLGINQGLTWSTTVIMKIDLVGPERRGLAMGFNEAAGYVAVAATAMATGAIAEHAGLRPAPFLLGAAYAVLALGLSTFAVRETRDHARFEAVRHRAPAGGDRDGQLTTGQVARLTSFRDKALSAASQAGMVNNLNDALAWGIFPLLFAAHGLSIAQIGILAALYPAVWGAGQMLTGWWSDHIGRKHLITTGMLLQAAAIGLVAAGTTFGVWATAQILLGIGTALVYPTLLAVIGDVAHPAWRARAVGVYRLWRDGGFAVGALLAGVLADAYGLTPAIWAIAALTAASGLLVAVRMYETHPRN; this is encoded by the coding sequence GTGACCACCAGCGAGACCAACTCAGGCATACGCCTTGGACTGCGCGCCAACCTCGCCCAGTTCAGCCTGCTCGTCGCCGTCAACGCCCTGGTCGGCGGCATGCTCGGCCAGGAACGCACCGTCCTCCCGCTCCTCGCCGAGGACGTCTTCCACCTGTCCACCGCCACGCTCGGACTCACGTACATCCTCGCCTTCGGCGCGACGAAAGCCGTCACCAACTTCTTCGCCGGGACCTGGTCGGACCGCTTCGGCCGCAAACCCGTACTGATCGCCGGATGGCTGATCGCGCTCCCCGTGCCCGCGATGCTGGCCTGGGGCCCGTCCTGGGGCTGGATCATCGCCGCCAACATCCTGCTCGGCATCAACCAGGGCCTGACCTGGTCCACCACCGTCATCATGAAGATCGACCTGGTCGGACCGGAACGGCGCGGCCTGGCCATGGGCTTCAACGAGGCCGCCGGCTACGTCGCCGTCGCCGCCACCGCCATGGCCACCGGCGCCATCGCCGAACACGCGGGGCTCCGGCCGGCGCCCTTCCTGCTCGGCGCTGCCTACGCCGTCCTGGCTCTTGGCCTGTCCACCTTCGCCGTACGCGAGACCCGCGACCACGCCCGCTTCGAAGCCGTCCGCCACCGGGCCCCCGCGGGCGGTGACCGGGACGGGCAGTTGACCACCGGTCAGGTCGCCCGCCTCACCAGCTTCCGCGACAAAGCCCTCTCGGCCGCCAGCCAGGCAGGCATGGTCAACAACCTCAACGACGCGCTCGCCTGGGGCATCTTCCCCCTCCTGTTCGCCGCCCACGGGCTGTCCATCGCGCAGATCGGCATCCTCGCCGCCCTCTACCCGGCGGTGTGGGGCGCGGGCCAGATGCTCACGGGCTGGTGGTCCGACCACATCGGCCGCAAACACCTCATCACCACGGGCATGCTGCTCCAGGCCGCCGCCATCGGCCTCGTCGCCGCCGGAACCACCTTCGGCGTCTGGGCCACCGCGCAGATCCTCCTAGGCATCGGCACGGCCCTCGTCTACCCGACCCTCCTCGCCGTCATCGGCGACGTCGCCCACCCCGCCTGGCGCGCCCGCGCCGTGGGCGTCTACCGGCTGTGGCGCGACGGCGGCTTCGCCGTCGGTGCACTGCTGGCCGGAGTCCTCGCCGACGCCTACGGACTCACGCCCGCCATCTGGGCCATCGCCGCCCTCACCGCGGCCTCCGGCCTCCTCGTCGCGGTACGCATGTACGAGACGCACCCGCGCAACTGA
- a CDS encoding NAD(P)-binding domain-containing protein → MNASTETLPVVVIGAGPIGLAAAARLIERDIEPLVLEAGPVAASAVRDWSHVRLFSTWSEVTDPAAEKLLAPTGWVKPDGATYPSGGDWAELYLQPLADVLGDRVRYNATVTGVSRTGRDRIVDADRETQPFVVHLTSPEGRQERIFARAVIDASGTWSTPSPAGGSGLHALGEKSAVDHITYRVPDLKDPAVRARYAGKRTAVIGSGASAFTALAYLADLAKAEDGTGTHATWILRRGISGSTFGGGTSDQLPARGALGLAAKAAVDGGYADAVTGFRTDAVERNADGRLVLVGEDGRRLDPVDEVIVLTGFRPDLTFLDELRLGLDERLQAPVELAPLIDPNQHSCGTVYPHGAGELSHPEKDVYLVGMKSYGRAPTFLAMTGYEQVRSVAAALAGDREAAERVELTLPETGVCGGAGLFDQPEAAEETGGGCCAAPATLTIGAPASSGGC, encoded by the coding sequence GTGAACGCATCCACCGAGACCCTGCCCGTCGTCGTGATCGGCGCCGGCCCGATCGGACTCGCCGCGGCCGCCCGGCTCATCGAGCGAGACATCGAGCCCCTGGTCCTGGAGGCCGGACCGGTCGCCGCGTCCGCGGTGCGTGACTGGTCGCACGTACGCCTCTTCTCCACCTGGTCCGAGGTCACCGACCCGGCAGCCGAGAAGCTCCTCGCCCCCACCGGCTGGGTCAAGCCGGACGGTGCCACCTACCCGTCCGGCGGCGACTGGGCCGAGCTCTACCTCCAGCCCCTGGCCGACGTCCTCGGCGACCGCGTCCGCTACAACGCCACCGTCACCGGGGTCTCGCGCACCGGCCGCGACCGCATCGTCGACGCCGACCGCGAGACCCAGCCCTTCGTCGTCCACCTCACCAGCCCCGAGGGCCGCCAGGAGAGGATCTTCGCCCGCGCCGTCATCGACGCCTCCGGAACCTGGTCCACCCCCAGCCCGGCCGGCGGCAGCGGCCTGCACGCGCTCGGCGAGAAGAGCGCGGTCGACCACATCACGTACCGCGTCCCCGACCTCAAGGACCCGGCCGTCCGGGCCCGCTACGCCGGCAAGCGCACCGCCGTCATCGGCTCCGGCGCCTCCGCCTTCACCGCGCTCGCCTACCTCGCCGACCTCGCCAAGGCGGAGGACGGTACCGGGACGCATGCGACGTGGATCCTGCGGCGCGGGATCAGCGGCTCCACCTTTGGTGGCGGCACGTCCGACCAGCTGCCCGCCCGTGGCGCCCTCGGCCTCGCCGCCAAGGCCGCAGTGGACGGCGGATACGCAGACGCGGTCACCGGCTTCCGCACCGACGCCGTCGAGCGCAACGCCGACGGCCGCCTGGTCCTCGTCGGCGAGGACGGCCGCCGCCTGGACCCGGTCGACGAGGTCATCGTCCTCACCGGCTTCCGCCCCGACCTCACCTTCCTCGACGAGCTGCGCCTCGGTCTCGACGAGCGCCTCCAGGCCCCGGTTGAGCTGGCGCCGCTGATCGACCCCAACCAGCACTCCTGTGGCACGGTCTACCCCCACGGCGCGGGCGAGCTCTCCCACCCGGAGAAGGACGTCTACCTGGTTGGCATGAAGTCCTACGGCCGGGCGCCGACCTTCCTGGCCATGACCGGCTACGAGCAGGTCCGTTCCGTCGCCGCCGCCCTCGCCGGTGACCGGGAGGCCGCCGAGCGCGTCGAACTCACCCTTCCCGAGACCGGCGTGTGCGGCGGCGCGGGCCTCTTCGACCAGCCCGAGGCCGCCGAGGAGACCGGTGGCGGCTGCTGCGCAGCCCCGGCCACCCTCACCATCGGAGCCCCCGCCTCCTCCGGTGGCTGCTGA
- a CDS encoding DinB family protein gives MDRQAVYEDYERARRTFHHLLDSASKADLARPTRGTKWTNGQLLWHMLFGYIVVRALLVLVRVFGRLPRGAGNAFARLLNAGTVPFDWVNYAGPRGAVKVYGPRRMGAAFDRVLDSLQRRLAAESDADLARGMYFPVRWDPFFKDFMTLADIYRYPTQHFDFHHRQLTLNGSDGLQREG, from the coding sequence ATGGACCGGCAGGCCGTGTACGAGGATTACGAACGAGCCCGCCGCACCTTCCACCACCTGCTGGACTCCGCCTCGAAGGCGGACCTTGCCCGGCCCACCCGCGGTACCAAGTGGACCAACGGGCAGCTGCTGTGGCACATGCTCTTCGGCTACATCGTCGTCCGGGCTCTGCTGGTCCTGGTTCGTGTCTTCGGGCGGCTTCCACGCGGCGCCGGCAACGCGTTCGCCCGGCTTCTGAACGCGGGAACCGTGCCGTTCGACTGGGTCAACTACGCCGGTCCACGAGGGGCCGTGAAGGTCTACGGGCCGCGCCGGATGGGCGCCGCCTTCGACCGAGTCCTCGACTCTCTCCAGCGACGGCTGGCCGCCGAGTCCGACGCCGATCTGGCCCGCGGTATGTACTTCCCCGTCCGGTGGGACCCCTTCTTCAAGGACTTCATGACGCTCGCGGACATCTACCGCTACCCGACGCAGCACTTCGACTTCCACCACCGTCAGCTCACCCTGAACGGCAGCGACGGGCTCCAACGGGAAGGCTGA
- a CDS encoding ArsR/SmtB family transcription factor, with protein MTTKVLPLLEPEAVAACCPPLSERPLTAEEAERTAVMFKALGDPVRLRLFSLVASHEGGEACVCDISDVGVSQPTVSHHLKKLREAGLLSSERRGTWVYYRVEPSVLAAMGQLLTRAAAA; from the coding sequence ATGACTACGAAGGTGTTGCCACTGCTGGAGCCGGAGGCCGTGGCGGCGTGCTGTCCGCCCCTGTCGGAGCGCCCACTGACGGCCGAGGAGGCCGAGCGGACCGCGGTCATGTTCAAGGCCCTGGGCGATCCGGTGCGCCTGCGCCTGTTCTCGCTGGTCGCCTCGCACGAGGGCGGCGAGGCTTGCGTGTGCGACATCTCCGACGTCGGCGTCTCCCAGCCGACGGTCTCCCACCACCTGAAGAAGCTGCGCGAGGCCGGGCTGCTGTCCTCTGAGCGGCGCGGCACTTGGGTGTACTACCGGGTCGAGCCCTCGGTGCTCGCCGCCATGGGGCAGCTGCTGACCCGCGCGGCCGCAGCATGA